A section of the Salvelinus fontinalis isolate EN_2023a chromosome 33, ASM2944872v1, whole genome shotgun sequence genome encodes:
- the LOC129831954 gene encoding rho GTPase-activating protein 32-like isoform X4 — MQGQTGRDSLSMMEAGCGVAAVIGNAASGPQGKPGSGDVLEGAMSLCITPDEDKNQPDPYKSTTPTDKSPQGSTTAMVQKDELTEFPVEPEPTLRSCVSTASMKVKNVKKLTFPRGHFPRLAECAHFHYETVDFGTVQLSFAEEQTEGQKAGLDSKEPLFLVQICCQSRSWLVKRSYEDFRVLDKHLHLCIYDRRFSKLNELPRFDSLKDTVEEITKMLAAYLSHLSAIADNKINCGPVLTWMEIDNKGNRMLVAEESSINVPAIAAAHVIKRYIAQATDELTFEVGDIVSVIDMPPKEDTGWWRGKHGFQVGFFPCDCVELISDRVPPCVSSSVPKPVCPSVCKKHGKLVTFLRSFMKSRPPPQKLRQRGILRERVFGCDLGEHLLNSEHDVPQVIKCCTEFIERHGVVDGMYRLSGISSNIQKLRHEFDSEEIPDLSRDVFKRDIHSVGSLCKLYFRELPNPLLTYQLYERFSEAVSAATDEERLVKIHNVIQQLPPPHYRTLEFLMRHLSQLATFSPITNMHTKNLAIVWAPNLLRSKQIESACFSGTAAFMEVRIQSVVVEFILNNTEALFSRKVNTHNRESTGTLSRPKSLLVCSPSTKLLSLEEAQARTQVQLGSPVTTPVLSHSEYIEVGEGPGALMGKFHTVIALPTESKSAPGKVKKSPVGSWRSFFNLGKSSSMTSKRKLKRHPSEPNEIKSIALPGGRGDSGTLRSTKSEESLTSLHNLEREPQMYRLPRPHSTSDALSTAFRDDLCDARVKVDHYNNQVKEVHSGADGPVYDPAGVSPPHQEDDLDLCLPAPGMAFLDFDPMSFQCSPVSPPTAKSAPQCKASVNCRKHVRGFSESKPISSSLNKVLSNSQSPDISPVHRKRGEKRVVSPKLRRKSSLSPPVVETDVHTVCVSAPRCLSDTQGGESSSPPPLDLCESQLVREERIEARAPCRLPSPPSFTSTVTDSLASQNPPDAGTDGLVNSVSVLPPHPPLTSAARRLALALAESAQKATLTSQRRSTQPPYPLQRQDTPHPLDRPPPPSVLHLQPCSQDYGDLKVSSPATLLPMAGTPVESPCDRFPGHERKQAPEGQVAMSNFPPSVSPLEAGALLQGSTEVRDQREARDRPLGAVRPVHLQTVSSSYLSGGASPPIQSVCSVQSQLAAAVLANTDSVNAYNYQSVLAEASMPGSVEEIPPRRLLPSLVNQYSSDGERAMREAEDVYRHHRVNPAGQVSGPCRPDYFPPHQAGPKSMYKPTSDSCYSTLGLQNYPSFSPQYSGQPQPREEHSSSGHHRSRGQWQRTEDRALGYPGIRRARSFHAQQPIRVQLADTLFYVQRPAVQEKEYKRLLQSDVQPLQPYFENGCVQYRYSPYSDTAPLEESYYYVDPYRTSHIRHSQSYTMRSTKDCGHPGYHYHPSHNIPPAKRELFLQSRDPERVIYKSWDHPDGCDRPVYQPIRQENRARQRPQGPIMSPYENLNPPLPQSDIRGRDISHTRSRSDPGNAWLLAIDRVDSQREVPAMSPISHGQQLSDPSDCIRHQRVHWPGEEPVPPRRESVSRRTQPKQGTPQRYQPQHCNVPMLLDVKNVEQGKCGHSRGCDQDKVIMGNAANSYSARLKPSIPRRPRSQSIKEPRYYHYVKSPVEPNHPGSFSTQPHRRTQSTKAMPSHYDNLEGYCPAPKPKPSGSGKAMPGPFPGHGCMPPHSHRLLSHGLGVHGAFLQTGLRPEAGVYAE; from the exons CTGTCCTTTGCAGAGGAGCAAACTGAGGGGCAGAAGGCTGGTCTGGACTCCAAGGAGCCACTCTTCCTGGTTCAGATCTGCTGCCAG AGTCGGAGCTGGTTGGTGAAGCGCTCCTATGAAGACTTCCGTGTGCTAGACAAACACCTCCACCTTTGTATCTATGACCGACGCTTCTCCAAACTCAATGAGCTGCCTCGCTTTGACTCTCTGAAGGACACAGTAGAG GAAATAACCAAGATGTTGGCAGCCTACCTGTCCCATCTCTCAGCCATCGCTGACAACAAGATCAACTGTGGTCCAGTGCTGACATGGATGGAG ATTGATAACAAGGGCAACCGCATGCTGGTAGCTGAGGAGTCCTCCATCAATGTTCCTGCCATCGCCGCGGCCCACGTTATCAAACGCTACATTGCCCAGGCCACAGACGAGCTGACCTTTGAG GTAGGGGACATTGTGTCAGTCATTGACATGCCTCCTAAAGAGGACACTGGCTGGTGGAGAGGGAAACATGGTTTTCAG GTTGGCTTCTTCCCCTGTGACTGTGTGGAGCTGATCAGTGACAGGGTTCCCCCCTGTGTGTCCAGCTCTGTGCCAAAACCAG TGTGTCCATCAGTGTGTAAGAAGCATGGGAAGCTGGTGACATTCCTGAGGAGCTTCATGAAGTCCCGTCCACCCCCCCAGAAGCTGAGGCAGCGTGGGATCCTCAGGGAGAGGGTGTTTGGCTGTGACCTGGGGGAACACCTCCTCAACTCAGAACATGATG tcCCCCAGGTGATAAAATGCTGTACTGAGTTCATTGAGAGACATGGTGTCGTGGACGGGATGTACAGACTCTCTGGGATCTCCTCCAACATCCAGAAACTGAG ACATGAGTTTGACTCGGAGGAGATCCCAGACCTCAGTAGAGATGTTTTCAAACGGGATATCCACTCCGTAGGGTCCCTCTGTAAACTGTACTTTAGAGAGCTGCCCAACCCTCTGCTCACCTACCAGCTCTATGAGAGATTCTCA GAGGCTGTGTCTGCAGCTACTGATGAGGAGAGGCTGGTGAAGATCCACAACGTCATCCAGCAGCTTCCTCCTCCTCACTACAG GACTCTGGAATTCCTCATGAGACATTTGTCCCAACTAGCCACCTTCAGCCCTATTACCAACATGCACACCAAGAACCTGGCCATCGTCTGGGCTCCAAACTTGCTCAG GTCCAAGCAGATTGAGTCGGCCTGTTTTAGTGGAACCGCAGCCTTTATGGAGGTGCGTATCCAGTCAGTGGTGGTGGAGTTCATACTGAACAACACAGAGGCACTCTTCAGCCGCAAGGTCAACACCCACAACCGGGAGAGTACAG GTACCCTATCCAGGCCCAAGTCTCTGCTGGTGTGCTCTCCCTCCACTAAGCTCCTTTCTCTGGAGGAGGCCCAGGCCCGTACCCAGGTCCAGTTGGGCTCCCCTGTTACTACCCCCGTTCTGTCCCACAGCGAGTACATCGAGGTGGGGGAGGGACCCGGGGCACTGATGGGCAAGTTCCACACAGTCATCGCGCTCCCCACTGAGAG TAAGAGCGCTCCTGGGAAGGTGAAAAAGTCCCCAGTGGGAAGCTGGCGTTCATTCTTCAACCTGGGCAAGTCGTCCTCCATGACCTCCAAACGCAAGTTGAAGCGTCACCCCAGCGAACCCAATGAGATCAAGAGCATCGCGCTGCCAG GTGGTAGAGGTGATAGTGGGACACTGCGCTCCACCAAAAGTGAAGAATCTCTCACCTCTTTGCACAATTTGGAAA gGGAGCCCCAGATGTACCGCCTCCCTAGACCACACTCCACCAGCGATGCCCTCTCCACCGCATTCAGGGATGACCTGTGTGATGCTCGGGTCAAAGTTGACCACTACAATAACCAGGTCAAGGAGGTCCATAGTGGTGCTGATGGTCCAGTCTATGACCCAGCTGGCGTGTCCCCTCCACATCAGGAGGACGACCTTGACCTCTGTCTTCCAGCCCCTGGCATGGCCTTTCTGGACTTTGACCCCATGTCCTTCCAGTGCAGCCCAGTGAGCCCACCAACAGCTAAATCCGCTCCTCAATGCAAAGCAAGCGTCAACTGTAGGAAGCATGTCAGGGGTTTCAGTGAATCAAAGCCCATCTCTTCATCCCTCAATAAAGTCCTCAGTAACTCCCAGTCCCCTGACATCAGCCCAGTCCATAGGAAAAGAGGGGAGAAAAGGGTCGTCTCCCCCAAACTCCGACGGAAGTCCTCTTTGTCTCCCCCTGTGGTCGAAACAGATgtgcacactgtgtgtgtgtccgcccCACGCTGTCTCTCAGATACCCAGGGGGGtgaatcctcctcccctccacctctggATCTGTGTGAGTCCCAActagtgagggaggagaggattgaGGCTAGGGCACCCTGCCGGCTCCCCAGCCCACCAAGCTTCACCTCAACGGTCACAGACAGCCTGGCTTCACAAAACCCTCCAGATGCAG GAACAGATGGGCTTGTAAATTCAgtgtctgtcctccctcctcaccctccgtTGACGAGTGCTGCCCGCAGGCTGGCCCTGGCCCTGGCTGAGTCTGCCCAGAAGGCCACACTGACCTCCCAGAGGAGGAGCACCCAGCCCCCCTACCCTCTCCAGAGACAGGACACCCCCCACCCCCTGGACAGACCCCCACCACCCTCTGTTCTCCACCTCCAACCCTGCTCTCAGGATTACGGTGACCTCAAGGTCTCTTCCCCAGCCACCCTCTTACCCATGGCTGGCACACCAGTTGAGAGTCCTTGTGACCGTTTCCCTGGCCATGAGAGAAAACAGGCCCCTGAAGGACAAGTGGCCATGAGTAActtccctccctctgtcagtcCCTTAGAGGCTGGAGCTCTACTGCAGGGCAGCACAGAGGTGAGGGACCAGAGGGAAGCGAGAGACCGGCCCCTGGGAGCTGTAAGGCCTGTACATCTTCAGACTGTGTCCTCCTCGTATCTCAGTGGTGGGGCCTCCCCTCCCATTCAATCAGTCTGCTCCGTTCAGAGCCAGTTAGCTGCTGCCGTCCTTGCTAACACTGACTCAGTCAATGCCTATAACTATCAGTCTGTTCTTGCTGAGGCGTCCATGCCAGGGTCTGTGGAGGAGATCCCTCCACGTCGTCTTCTGCCGTCCTTAGTCAATCAGTACAGCTCTGATGGAGAGAGAGCTATGAGGGAGGCTGAAGACGTGTACAGACATCATCGGGTCAATCCAGCAGGACAGGTATCTGGACCTTGTCGGCCTGACTATTTCCCTCCCCACCAGGCAGGGCCCAAGAGCATGTACAAACCCACGTCTGACAGCTGCTACAGTACTTTAGGCCTCCAGAActacccctctttctccccccagTACAGTGGTCAACCCCAACCCAGGGAGGAGCACAGCTCCAGTGGCCACCACAGATCCAGGGGACAATGGCAGAGGACTGAGGATAGAGCCCTGGGCTACCCTGGCATCCGCAGGGCACGCTCCTTCCATGCCCAGCAACCTATTCGTGTTCAACTGGCAGACACCCTGTTCTACGTCCAACGTCCAGCTGTCCAGGAAAAGGAGTACAAAAGGCTACTCCAGTCAGATGTCCAACCTCTGCAGCCGTACTTTGAGAATGGCTGTGTTCAATACCGCTACAGCCCCTATTCAGACACAGCACCTCTAGAGGAGTCTTACTACTATGTGGACCCTTACAGGACGAGTCACATCCGACACAGTCAGTCATACACCATGCGCTCTACAAAGGATTGTGGACATCCTGGTTACCACTACCATCCCTCACACAACATCCCACCCGCAAAAAGAGAACTCTTCTTACAGAGCAGGGATCCAGAGCGAGTCATTTACAAGTCCTGGGACCACCCAGACGGTTGTGACAGACCCGTCTATCAGCCAATCAGGCAAGAGAATAGAGCCAGGCAGAGGCCCCAGGGCCCTATCATGTCTCCTTATGAGAACCTGAATCCTCCCCTCCCACAGAGTGACATCAGGGGCAGAGATATCAGTCACACCAGAAGCAGGTCAGACCCAGGTAATGCCTGGCTGCTGGCCATCGACAGAGTGGACAGCCAACGTGAAGTACCTGCCATGTCTCCAATCTCCCATGGTCAGCAGCTTTCAGACCCTAGTGATTGCATCAGGCACCAGAGGGTTCATTGGCCAGGCGAGGAGCCAGTCCCTCCCAGGAGAGAGAGCGTCTCCAGGAGAACCCAGCCCAAGCAGGGCACCCCCCAACGATATCAGCCACAGCATTGCAACGTCCCCATGCTCCTAGATGTTAAGAACGTGGAGCAGGGTAAGTGTGGTCATAGTAGAGGCTGTGACCAGGACAAGGTAATTATGGGCAACGCTGCTAACAGCTACTCTGCCCGATTAAAACCAAGCATCCCCAGGAGACCACGATCACAGAGCATCAAAGAGCCTCGTTACTACCACTATGTCAAATCACCTGTGGAACCAAATCACCCTGGGTCCTTCTCCACTCAGCCCCACAGGAGAACTCAGAGCACCAAGGCCATGCCCTCTCACTATGATAACCTGGAGGGGTACTGCCCAGCTCCCAAGCCCAAACCCTCAGGATCTGGTAAGGCCATGCCAGGTCCGTTCCCTGGCCATGGCTGCATGCCCCCACACAGCCACAGACTGCTGTCACATGGCCTAGGGGTCCACGGGGCCTTCCTGCAGACAGGCCTCAGGCCGGAAGCTGGAGTCTATGCTGAGTGA
- the LOC129831954 gene encoding rho GTPase-activating protein 32-like isoform X2 produces MESLLSSVYSKISMQLECFKVPVISMMEAGCGVAAVIGNAASGPQGKPGSGDVLEGAMSLCITPDEDKNQPDPYKSTTPTDKSPQGSTTAMKDELTEFPVEPEPTLRSCVSTASMKVKNVKKLTFPRGHFPRLAECAHFHYETVDFGTVQLSFAEEQTEGQKAGLDSKEPLFLVQICCQSRSWLVKRSYEDFRVLDKHLHLCIYDRRFSKLNELPRFDSLKDTVEEITKMLAAYLSHLSAIADNKINCGPVLTWMEIDNKGNRMLVAEESSINVPAIAAAHVIKRYIAQATDELTFEVGDIVSVIDMPPKEDTGWWRGKHGFQVGFFPCDCVELISDRVPPCVSSSVPKPVCPSVCKKHGKLVTFLRSFMKSRPPPQKLRQRGILRERVFGCDLGEHLLNSEHDVPQVIKCCTEFIERHGVVDGMYRLSGISSNIQKLRHEFDSEEIPDLSRDVFKRDIHSVGSLCKLYFRELPNPLLTYQLYERFSEAVSAATDEERLVKIHNVIQQLPPPHYRTLEFLMRHLSQLATFSPITNMHTKNLAIVWAPNLLRSKQIESACFSGTAAFMEVRIQSVVVEFILNNTEALFSRKVNTHNRESTGTLSRPKSLLVCSPSTKLLSLEEAQARTQVQLGSPVTTPVLSHSEYIEVGEGPGALMGKFHTVIALPTESKSAPGKVKKSPVGSWRSFFNLGKSSSMTSKRKLKRHPSEPNEIKSIALPGGRGDSGTLRSTKSEESLTSLHNLEREPQMYRLPRPHSTSDALSTAFRDDLCDARVKVDHYNNQVKEVHSGADGPVYDPAGVSPPHQEDDLDLCLPAPGMAFLDFDPMSFQCSPVSPPTAKSAPQCKASVNCRKHVRGFSESKPISSSLNKVLSNSQSPDISPVHRKRGEKRVVSPKLRRKSSLSPPVVETDVHTVCVSAPRCLSDTQGGESSSPPPLDLCESQLVREERIEARAPCRLPSPPSFTSTVTDSLASQNPPDAGTDGLVNSVSVLPPHPPLTSAARRLALALAESAQKATLTSQRRSTQPPYPLQRQDTPHPLDRPPPPSVLHLQPCSQDYGDLKVSSPATLLPMAGTPVESPCDRFPGHERKQAPEGQVAMSNFPPSVSPLEAGALLQGSTEVRDQREARDRPLGAVRPVHLQTVSSSYLSGGASPPIQSVCSVQSQLAAAVLANTDSVNAYNYQSVLAEASMPGSVEEIPPRRLLPSLVNQYSSDGERAMREAEDVYRHHRVNPAGQVSGPCRPDYFPPHQAGPKSMYKPTSDSCYSTLGLQNYPSFSPQYSGQPQPREEHSSSGHHRSRGQWQRTEDRALGYPGIRRARSFHAQQPIRVQLADTLFYVQRPAVQEKEYKRLLQSDVQPLQPYFENGCVQYRYSPYSDTAPLEESYYYVDPYRTSHIRHSQSYTMRSTKDCGHPGYHYHPSHNIPPAKRELFLQSRDPERVIYKSWDHPDGCDRPVYQPIRQENRARQRPQGPIMSPYENLNPPLPQSDIRGRDISHTRSRSDPGNAWLLAIDRVDSQREVPAMSPISHGQQLSDPSDCIRHQRVHWPGEEPVPPRRESVSRRTQPKQGTPQRYQPQHCNVPMLLDVKNVEQGKCGHSRGCDQDKVIMGNAANSYSARLKPSIPRRPRSQSIKEPRYYHYVKSPVEPNHPGSFSTQPHRRTQSTKAMPSHYDNLEGYCPAPKPKPSGSGKAMPGPFPGHGCMPPHSHRLLSHGLGVHGAFLQTGLRPEAGVYAE; encoded by the exons CTGTCCTTTGCAGAGGAGCAAACTGAGGGGCAGAAGGCTGGTCTGGACTCCAAGGAGCCACTCTTCCTGGTTCAGATCTGCTGCCAG AGTCGGAGCTGGTTGGTGAAGCGCTCCTATGAAGACTTCCGTGTGCTAGACAAACACCTCCACCTTTGTATCTATGACCGACGCTTCTCCAAACTCAATGAGCTGCCTCGCTTTGACTCTCTGAAGGACACAGTAGAG GAAATAACCAAGATGTTGGCAGCCTACCTGTCCCATCTCTCAGCCATCGCTGACAACAAGATCAACTGTGGTCCAGTGCTGACATGGATGGAG ATTGATAACAAGGGCAACCGCATGCTGGTAGCTGAGGAGTCCTCCATCAATGTTCCTGCCATCGCCGCGGCCCACGTTATCAAACGCTACATTGCCCAGGCCACAGACGAGCTGACCTTTGAG GTAGGGGACATTGTGTCAGTCATTGACATGCCTCCTAAAGAGGACACTGGCTGGTGGAGAGGGAAACATGGTTTTCAG GTTGGCTTCTTCCCCTGTGACTGTGTGGAGCTGATCAGTGACAGGGTTCCCCCCTGTGTGTCCAGCTCTGTGCCAAAACCAG TGTGTCCATCAGTGTGTAAGAAGCATGGGAAGCTGGTGACATTCCTGAGGAGCTTCATGAAGTCCCGTCCACCCCCCCAGAAGCTGAGGCAGCGTGGGATCCTCAGGGAGAGGGTGTTTGGCTGTGACCTGGGGGAACACCTCCTCAACTCAGAACATGATG tcCCCCAGGTGATAAAATGCTGTACTGAGTTCATTGAGAGACATGGTGTCGTGGACGGGATGTACAGACTCTCTGGGATCTCCTCCAACATCCAGAAACTGAG ACATGAGTTTGACTCGGAGGAGATCCCAGACCTCAGTAGAGATGTTTTCAAACGGGATATCCACTCCGTAGGGTCCCTCTGTAAACTGTACTTTAGAGAGCTGCCCAACCCTCTGCTCACCTACCAGCTCTATGAGAGATTCTCA GAGGCTGTGTCTGCAGCTACTGATGAGGAGAGGCTGGTGAAGATCCACAACGTCATCCAGCAGCTTCCTCCTCCTCACTACAG GACTCTGGAATTCCTCATGAGACATTTGTCCCAACTAGCCACCTTCAGCCCTATTACCAACATGCACACCAAGAACCTGGCCATCGTCTGGGCTCCAAACTTGCTCAG GTCCAAGCAGATTGAGTCGGCCTGTTTTAGTGGAACCGCAGCCTTTATGGAGGTGCGTATCCAGTCAGTGGTGGTGGAGTTCATACTGAACAACACAGAGGCACTCTTCAGCCGCAAGGTCAACACCCACAACCGGGAGAGTACAG GTACCCTATCCAGGCCCAAGTCTCTGCTGGTGTGCTCTCCCTCCACTAAGCTCCTTTCTCTGGAGGAGGCCCAGGCCCGTACCCAGGTCCAGTTGGGCTCCCCTGTTACTACCCCCGTTCTGTCCCACAGCGAGTACATCGAGGTGGGGGAGGGACCCGGGGCACTGATGGGCAAGTTCCACACAGTCATCGCGCTCCCCACTGAGAG TAAGAGCGCTCCTGGGAAGGTGAAAAAGTCCCCAGTGGGAAGCTGGCGTTCATTCTTCAACCTGGGCAAGTCGTCCTCCATGACCTCCAAACGCAAGTTGAAGCGTCACCCCAGCGAACCCAATGAGATCAAGAGCATCGCGCTGCCAG GTGGTAGAGGTGATAGTGGGACACTGCGCTCCACCAAAAGTGAAGAATCTCTCACCTCTTTGCACAATTTGGAAA gGGAGCCCCAGATGTACCGCCTCCCTAGACCACACTCCACCAGCGATGCCCTCTCCACCGCATTCAGGGATGACCTGTGTGATGCTCGGGTCAAAGTTGACCACTACAATAACCAGGTCAAGGAGGTCCATAGTGGTGCTGATGGTCCAGTCTATGACCCAGCTGGCGTGTCCCCTCCACATCAGGAGGACGACCTTGACCTCTGTCTTCCAGCCCCTGGCATGGCCTTTCTGGACTTTGACCCCATGTCCTTCCAGTGCAGCCCAGTGAGCCCACCAACAGCTAAATCCGCTCCTCAATGCAAAGCAAGCGTCAACTGTAGGAAGCATGTCAGGGGTTTCAGTGAATCAAAGCCCATCTCTTCATCCCTCAATAAAGTCCTCAGTAACTCCCAGTCCCCTGACATCAGCCCAGTCCATAGGAAAAGAGGGGAGAAAAGGGTCGTCTCCCCCAAACTCCGACGGAAGTCCTCTTTGTCTCCCCCTGTGGTCGAAACAGATgtgcacactgtgtgtgtgtccgcccCACGCTGTCTCTCAGATACCCAGGGGGGtgaatcctcctcccctccacctctggATCTGTGTGAGTCCCAActagtgagggaggagaggattgaGGCTAGGGCACCCTGCCGGCTCCCCAGCCCACCAAGCTTCACCTCAACGGTCACAGACAGCCTGGCTTCACAAAACCCTCCAGATGCAG GAACAGATGGGCTTGTAAATTCAgtgtctgtcctccctcctcaccctccgtTGACGAGTGCTGCCCGCAGGCTGGCCCTGGCCCTGGCTGAGTCTGCCCAGAAGGCCACACTGACCTCCCAGAGGAGGAGCACCCAGCCCCCCTACCCTCTCCAGAGACAGGACACCCCCCACCCCCTGGACAGACCCCCACCACCCTCTGTTCTCCACCTCCAACCCTGCTCTCAGGATTACGGTGACCTCAAGGTCTCTTCCCCAGCCACCCTCTTACCCATGGCTGGCACACCAGTTGAGAGTCCTTGTGACCGTTTCCCTGGCCATGAGAGAAAACAGGCCCCTGAAGGACAAGTGGCCATGAGTAActtccctccctctgtcagtcCCTTAGAGGCTGGAGCTCTACTGCAGGGCAGCACAGAGGTGAGGGACCAGAGGGAAGCGAGAGACCGGCCCCTGGGAGCTGTAAGGCCTGTACATCTTCAGACTGTGTCCTCCTCGTATCTCAGTGGTGGGGCCTCCCCTCCCATTCAATCAGTCTGCTCCGTTCAGAGCCAGTTAGCTGCTGCCGTCCTTGCTAACACTGACTCAGTCAATGCCTATAACTATCAGTCTGTTCTTGCTGAGGCGTCCATGCCAGGGTCTGTGGAGGAGATCCCTCCACGTCGTCTTCTGCCGTCCTTAGTCAATCAGTACAGCTCTGATGGAGAGAGAGCTATGAGGGAGGCTGAAGACGTGTACAGACATCATCGGGTCAATCCAGCAGGACAGGTATCTGGACCTTGTCGGCCTGACTATTTCCCTCCCCACCAGGCAGGGCCCAAGAGCATGTACAAACCCACGTCTGACAGCTGCTACAGTACTTTAGGCCTCCAGAActacccctctttctccccccagTACAGTGGTCAACCCCAACCCAGGGAGGAGCACAGCTCCAGTGGCCACCACAGATCCAGGGGACAATGGCAGAGGACTGAGGATAGAGCCCTGGGCTACCCTGGCATCCGCAGGGCACGCTCCTTCCATGCCCAGCAACCTATTCGTGTTCAACTGGCAGACACCCTGTTCTACGTCCAACGTCCAGCTGTCCAGGAAAAGGAGTACAAAAGGCTACTCCAGTCAGATGTCCAACCTCTGCAGCCGTACTTTGAGAATGGCTGTGTTCAATACCGCTACAGCCCCTATTCAGACACAGCACCTCTAGAGGAGTCTTACTACTATGTGGACCCTTACAGGACGAGTCACATCCGACACAGTCAGTCATACACCATGCGCTCTACAAAGGATTGTGGACATCCTGGTTACCACTACCATCCCTCACACAACATCCCACCCGCAAAAAGAGAACTCTTCTTACAGAGCAGGGATCCAGAGCGAGTCATTTACAAGTCCTGGGACCACCCAGACGGTTGTGACAGACCCGTCTATCAGCCAATCAGGCAAGAGAATAGAGCCAGGCAGAGGCCCCAGGGCCCTATCATGTCTCCTTATGAGAACCTGAATCCTCCCCTCCCACAGAGTGACATCAGGGGCAGAGATATCAGTCACACCAGAAGCAGGTCAGACCCAGGTAATGCCTGGCTGCTGGCCATCGACAGAGTGGACAGCCAACGTGAAGTACCTGCCATGTCTCCAATCTCCCATGGTCAGCAGCTTTCAGACCCTAGTGATTGCATCAGGCACCAGAGGGTTCATTGGCCAGGCGAGGAGCCAGTCCCTCCCAGGAGAGAGAGCGTCTCCAGGAGAACCCAGCCCAAGCAGGGCACCCCCCAACGATATCAGCCACAGCATTGCAACGTCCCCATGCTCCTAGATGTTAAGAACGTGGAGCAGGGTAAGTGTGGTCATAGTAGAGGCTGTGACCAGGACAAGGTAATTATGGGCAACGCTGCTAACAGCTACTCTGCCCGATTAAAACCAAGCATCCCCAGGAGACCACGATCACAGAGCATCAAAGAGCCTCGTTACTACCACTATGTCAAATCACCTGTGGAACCAAATCACCCTGGGTCCTTCTCCACTCAGCCCCACAGGAGAACTCAGAGCACCAAGGCCATGCCCTCTCACTATGATAACCTGGAGGGGTACTGCCCAGCTCCCAAGCCCAAACCCTCAGGATCTGGTAAGGCCATGCCAGGTCCGTTCCCTGGCCATGGCTGCATGCCCCCACACAGCCACAGACTGCTGTCACATGGCCTAGGGGTCCACGGGGCCTTCCTGCAGACAGGCCTCAGGCCGGAAGCTGGAGTCTATGCTGAGTGA